A genomic region of Bactrocera dorsalis isolate Fly_Bdor chromosome 3, ASM2337382v1, whole genome shotgun sequence contains the following coding sequences:
- the LOC105225438 gene encoding uncharacterized protein LOC105225438 — MPRSSGNPRCKCCDEVMEELLTMRQSFEKLFHRLTKQIVDLRREVTEGLGSASSGTALKRESSCSPTISSPPSKFKRYDNSESETECIKLKTDKKSSRSKNLQRNKDELKDPVEVKTVNKVSRPILDFFNIQAPVMPTQPFKTAQQFEDWNAIFKEDEDQCDQLRVELLQGHFDEPDKYIKHIWRSIFKNEAAECYSYRGNGRCKKRAIKNYIFTDIFRECFLQRFHHMDAVFFMERTMLFFNYVHNHMRKNLRNQQKRLEITKANKQTEEPMENETTMPEEQSFNGYEGTMLQ; from the exons atgcCAAGATCAAGCGGAAATCCACGCTGCAAGTGTTGCGATGAAGTTATGGAAGAGCTTTTGACTATGCGTCAATCTTTTGAGAAACTTTTCCACCGATTAACAAAACAAATTGTGGATTTGAGGCGCGAGGTTACTGAAGGTTTAGGCTCTGCCTCCAGTGGCACAGCTTTGAAAAGGGAAAGCAGTTGTAGTCCGACGATATCCTCACCGCCGTCGAAATTTAAGCGATATGATAACAGTGAAAGCGAAACTGAGTGTATTAAATTGAAAACTGACAAAAAGTCCTCCAGATCGAAAAACTTGCAAAGGAATAAAGATGAACTTAAGGATCCCGTCGAGGTTAAAACTGTTAACAAAGTTAGTCGTCCTATATTGgacttttttaatatacagGCTCCAGTGATGCCTACACAGCCATTCAAAACAGCGCAACAATTTGAGGATTGGAATGCTATTTTCAAAGAAGATGAAGATCAGTGTGATCAATTG AGAGTTGAGCTACTCCAAGGGCATTTTGATGAACCAGACAAATATATCAAACATATATGGCGTAGTATTTTCAAAAACGAGGCTGCTGAGTGTTACTCCTACAGGGGTAACGGTCGCTGCAAAAAACGGgccattaaaaattatatatttacagatATATTCCGag AATGCTTCCTTCAGCGTTTCCATCACATGGACGCGGTATTTTTCATGGAACGTACAATGCTCTTTTTTAACTACGTTCACAAtcatatgagaaaaaatttacgaaatcaGCAAAAACGGCTTGAAATTACAAAGGCTAATAAGCAAACCGAAGAACCAATGGAAAACGAAACAACAATGCCAGAAGAGCAAAGCTTCAATGGATATGAAGGAACGATGTTACAATAG
- the LOC105225440 gene encoding MIP18 family protein galla-1 — translation MLSFIRRKLSETDSGSGSSTMLSNSSTARTVDNMLAQKTNQMSLGNEPIPIGEDALLQELGYKNANDLQETVYDVLRTIRDPEKPCTLEDLNVVYEEGIIVQPSTKSNVSVVRIEFNPTVPHCSLATLIGLCIRVKVERSLPHNIKLDIYIKKGAHTTEDEINKQINDKERIAAAMENPNLRELVENCIKEEE, via the exons ATGTTGTCTTTCATCAGACGAAAACTATCGGAGACGGACTCGGGAAGCGGCAGCAGTACAATGCTTTCGAACTCTTCAACAGCCCGCACAGTAGACAATATGCTCGCACAAAAAACGAATCAAATGTCTTTGGGCAATGAACCCATACCAATTGGAGAAGATGCGTTGCTGCAAGAGTTGGGCTATAAAAACGCAAATGATTTGCAAGAAACTGTATATG ATGTCCTTCGGACAATAAGAGATCCAGAAAAGCCATGTACACTAGAAGACCTGAACGTAGTCTATGAAGAAGGGATCATCGTGCAGCCGTCAACAAAATCAAATGTATCTGTG GTTCGCATTGAATTTAATCCCACTGTGCCACATTGCTCTTTGGCCACACTCATTGGACTATGCATCCGCGTTAAAGTCGAACGCAGTTTGCCTCATAATATTAAGCTGGACATATACATTAAGAAGGGCGCGCATACAACAGAGGATGAAA taaataagcaaataaacgaTAAGGAGCGCATTGCTGCCGCTATGGAAAATCCAAATTTGCGGGAACTAGTggaaaattgtataaaagaagaagaatga
- the LOC105225437 gene encoding uncharacterized protein LOC105225437 has protein sequence MSITSDTPRCNCCDDVMEEILSMRISFEKLFHRLRKEIVGLRREVIDVLVGNSETKDSLPSDEALKVLESDKAQCSKKSTYTVDISISDTETESLQSKKLKKCTDSKAKTKKNEVERVEPGLMVATARPVLDFFNIQARVMPTQPFRDAQQFEDWNILLRNDEDQRDQLRVELMQGNFKEPEKYVIQTWRNIFHNDAAHHYSYRGTGRDKRAIKDYIFTDIFKEIFLQRFQHMDAEFFIERTMRFFKYVRDQRRKAALKERKLQEKPIEAQEVEVVQESMDDE, from the exons ATGTCTATTACAAGTGATACACCACGCTGTAACTGTTGTGATGATGTTATGGAGGAGATTTTATCAATGCGcataagttttgaaaaattatttcatcgaTTACGAAAAGAAATAGTTGGACTGAGACGTGAAGTTATAGATGTGTTGGTAGGTAATTCCGAAACAAAGGATTCATTACCCTCAGATGAAGCATTAAAGGTATTAGAATCAGACAAGGCTCAATGTAGTAAAAAGTCTACATATACAGTTGATATTAGCATTAGTGACACGGAAACTGAAAGCTTACAATCGAAGAAGTTAAAGAAGTGTACCGATTCAAAAgcgaaaacaaagaaaaatgaagtgGAGAGGGTTGAGCCGGGTTTAATGGTAGCCACAGCCCGACCggttttggatttttttaacaTACAAGCTAGAGTTATGCCCACACAACCATTTAGAGATGCGCAGCAGTTTGAAGACTGGAATATACTTTTAAGAAACGACGAAGATCAACGCGACCAGCTG CGAGTGGAATTAATGCAGGGCAACTTTAAGGAGCCGGAAAAGTATGTTATACAAACTTGGCGTAATATCTTCCATAATGATGCTGCTCACCACTATTCATATAGAGGAACTGGTCGGGACAAACGTGCAATCAAAGACTACATATTTACAGATATTTTCAAAG aaatatttttacaacgGTTTCAACACATGGATGCGGAATTTTTCATTGAACGAACCATGCGTTTCTTTAAATACGTACGCGATCAAAGGCGTAAAGCTGCACTAAAAGAGCGAAAACTTCAAGAAAAACCAATTGAGGCACAAGAAGTTGAAGTTGTACAAGAGTCCATGGATGACGAATAA
- the LOC105225443 gene encoding maternal protein exuperantia codes for MVASLNACQNGIVNSAAEGAANGVITNGTVNATNVSKTLAKGKYTLVGIDIDTTGRRLIDEIVQLAAYTPKDHFEQYIMPYMNLNPAARQRHQVRVISIGFYRMLKSMQTYKIIKSKSEIAALKDFLDWLEALKAKDAASQGIILVYHEERKFIPYMILESLKKYNLLDRFLNTVKSFANGFNLAKNNANESLQHYTLRKLSKVLSAKTLEINNNASEGEANHNISSTTVTAESQSPQKSLNKGAPAQERELFDGNASVRAKLAYEVALQLSNHEQKLPIDSSAALEQMLTALQTYAQPIECDLNELQTQNENLERQNSFRPVFLNYFKTTLYHRVRAVKFRIILAEQRYDLQTLNAIWSEKQKEGLSEILQVIEELKAEDKAELADLFDSYFDPAKTTIKPIVKNNNRRRNRRGVRNIKNDGSNSARPCSEQGAGGDKQVAAGLLPDSTTKSSSPPNGGKPQRGKRNPRSRNNSLKAQLQSAVDTNNITAAVTN; via the exons atggtCGCTTCATTAAATGCTTGCCAGAACGGCATAGTAAATTCCGCAGCCGAGGGCGCCGCTAATGGAGTAATCACCAATGGCACAGTCAATGCAACCAATGTGAGCAAGACTTTGGCTAAGGGCAAGTACACTTTGGTGGGAATCGATATTGACACAACGGGACGTCGTCTCATCGATGAA ATTGTCCAGTTGGCCGCATATACCCCAAAAGATCATTTTGAACAATATATTATGCCATACATGAACTTGAATCCTGCCGCTCGTCAACGTCATCAAGTGCGTGTGATCTCAATCGGATTCTATCGTATGCTGAAATCAATGCAAACATATAAG ATTATCAAGTCCAAATCGGAAATCGCTGCCTTGAAAGATTTTCTTGATTGGCTAGAAGCGCTTAAAGCCAAAGATGCAGCATCGCAAGGTATCATTCTAGTCTATCATGAGGAACGCAAATTCATTCCATATATGATTTTGGAATCGCTTAAAAAGTACAATCTGCTGGATAGATTCCTCAACACTGTCAAATCTTTCGCTAACGGTTTtaatttggccaaaaacaatgCCAACGAATCATTGCAACACTATACATTGCGCAAACTGTCCAAAGTCCTGAGCGCCAAAACACTCGAGATAAATAATAATGCTTCCGAAGGCGAAGCAAACCACAATATAAGCTCAACGACTGTGACAGCCGAGAGTCAGAGCCCCCAAAAGTCGTTGAATAAGGGTGCACCAGCACAAGAGCGTGAGTTGTTTGACGGCAATGCTAGTGTGCGTGCTAAATTGGCATATGAAGTAGCACTGCAGTTGAGCAACCACGAACAAAAGTTGCCCATTGATTCGTCTGCTGCATTGGAGCAAATGCTCACCGCCTTGCAAACGTATGCACAACCCATCGAATGCGATTTGAATGAACTACAGACACAAAATGAGAATTTAGAGCGTCAAAATTCATTCCGACCGGTGTTTTTGAACTACTTCAAAACCACACTCTACCATCGGGTGCGTGCTGTCAAATTTCGCATTATACTTGCCGAACAGCGCTACGACCTGCAAACACTGAATGCAATTTGGAGTGAGAAACAGAAAGAGGGTCTCTCCGAAATACTGCAAGTCATTGAGGAGCTCAAGGCAGAAGATAAGGCGGAGTTGGCCGATTTATTTGACAGTTACTTCGATCCAGCAAAAACGACTATTAAGCCGATTGTTAAGAACAATAATCGTCGCCGAAATAGACGCGGAG TACGCAACATTAAAAACGACGGTAGCAATAGTGCTCGACCATGTAGCGAACAAGGCGCAGGCGGCGACAAACAAGTCGCAGCCGGCTTGCTGCCCGATTCCACAACTAAGTCTTCATCTCCGCCTAACGGTGGCAAGCCTCAGCGCGGTAAGCGTAACCCCCGCTCCCGTAATAACTCCTTAAAAGCACAGCTACAAAGCGCCGTCGACACAAACAACATAACGGCAGCAGTAACCAATTAA